A genomic window from Streptococcus sanguinis includes:
- a CDS encoding low temperature requirement protein A: MTTLIKHKRVEFSELFYDLVFVFAISKVTTLIDHLHNGILTWNSFLDFFIATLVLIDSWMIQTDYTNRYGKNSLFNIVIMFIKMGILLFIANMIGPDWQQYFHYLCWAIGTLTLTLFFQYLVEFFRKSTDDVNRESIKGFLWITGLGSLGVYLAALLPIYVRVYILFASILLTFIMPSILLNKGKHYQVNLPHLIERISLLVIITFGEMITELANLFTIENFSIYSVLYFIIMISLFLFYFGQFDHAIDQKSNQKGLFLIYSHYPIFIGLMMMTVSMGFLQNPEANRLFATSFSYIGFGLFQAAVLVNGPHNKHYLRYSKSYYCVQATLYLAALILSLIFASNPIIVVSITTILALAIAIHFIYFYMTQNKKYSKSNWGLF; the protein is encoded by the coding sequence ATGACAACTCTTATTAAACATAAACGTGTAGAATTTTCAGAACTTTTTTATGACTTAGTTTTTGTTTTTGCAATTTCAAAAGTAACTACTTTAATTGACCATCTTCATAACGGTATTTTGACTTGGAATTCTTTCCTTGATTTTTTCATTGCTACTTTGGTTCTCATCGATTCCTGGATGATTCAAACCGATTATACCAATCGCTATGGAAAGAACTCTTTATTTAACATAGTAATCATGTTTATCAAAATGGGAATTTTACTCTTTATAGCCAATATGATTGGACCTGATTGGCAACAATATTTTCATTATCTCTGTTGGGCTATTGGTACATTAACCCTTACCTTATTTTTTCAATATTTGGTTGAATTTTTTAGAAAATCAACCGATGATGTTAATCGGGAAAGTATCAAAGGTTTTCTATGGATAACAGGTCTAGGAAGTTTAGGAGTCTACCTAGCAGCTCTTCTTCCTATTTACGTTAGAGTCTATATCTTATTTGCTAGTATTCTGCTAACATTTATTATGCCAAGTATCTTGCTTAATAAAGGTAAGCATTACCAGGTAAATCTCCCCCATTTAATCGAGCGCATCTCCCTTCTTGTCATTATTACGTTTGGAGAGATGATTACGGAGCTAGCTAACCTCTTTACAATCGAGAATTTCTCGATTTATTCGGTTCTTTATTTCATTATTATGATTTCTCTGTTCTTGTTTTATTTTGGTCAATTCGACCATGCTATTGATCAAAAATCTAATCAAAAGGGGCTATTTCTAATTTACAGTCACTATCCTATTTTCATTGGACTTATGATGATGACTGTATCGATGGGCTTTCTTCAGAATCCTGAAGCTAATCGTCTCTTTGCAACCAGCTTCTCTTATATCGGATTTGGCCTCTTTCAAGCTGCTGTCCTAGTAAATGGGCCCCATAACAAACACTATCTTCGCTATTCGAAAAGTTACTACTGTGTCCAAGCGACACTCTATCTGGCTGCCTTGATTCTCTCTTTAATCTTTGCTTCTAATCCTATAATAGTAGTGAGTATAACAACCATTTTAGCTCTAGCTATAGCCATTCATTTTATTTATTTTTATATGACACAGAATAAAAAATATTCCAAATCTAACTGGGGATTATTTTAA
- a CDS encoding DUF3173 domain-containing protein — protein sequence MDHNLISNKELIEMGYRPHTANDIIHQARELLVSRGYTFYNRKRLMVVPKSVVNEILGTEVA from the coding sequence ATGGATCATAATTTAATTAGTAACAAAGAATTAATTGAAATGGGCTATCGCCCTCATACAGCGAATGATATCATTCATCAGGCAAGAGAATTACTTGTATCACGAGGCTATACATTTTATAATCGCAAACGTTTGATGGTTGTTCCAAAAAGTGTTGTAAATGAGATTCTAGGAACAGAGGTGGCGTAA
- a CDS encoding helix-turn-helix transcriptional regulator — translation MTFIIQNFGPNLARLRIEKGVSQTQLAEDLGIGKQSISDYEKQKSYPTFANLDKIAEYFNATPTQLFGTSKEIELEKSVLESNEYSDKVSEILKAVKYIEHFLHTDGQYLEDLLYLTRGNQLYTEDGKELYIDPTSQKRTLHTQYEPGFIEARDKSPLELLIENKELLD, via the coding sequence ATGACCTTTATTATTCAAAATTTTGGACCCAATTTGGCACGACTACGCATAGAAAAAGGAGTAAGCCAAACTCAACTAGCTGAAGATTTAGGAATCGGTAAACAGTCCATCTCTGATTACGAAAAACAAAAAAGCTATCCTACCTTTGCAAATTTGGATAAGATAGCAGAATATTTTAATGCAACTCCAACCCAACTCTTTGGAACGAGTAAAGAGATTGAGTTAGAAAAGAGTGTTCTTGAATCGAATGAATACTCTGATAAAGTAAGTGAAATCTTAAAAGCTGTTAAATACATCGAGCATTTCCTACATACTGATGGACAGTACTTAGAGGATTTACTTTACCTAACAAGAGGCAACCAACTATACACAGAAGATGGAAAAGAGTTGTATATTGATCCAACTTCTCAGAAAAGAACACTTCATACCCAATATGAACCTGGTTTTATTGAAGCAAGAGATAAATCTCCACTAGAACTCTTAATTGAAAATAAGGAGCTATTAGATTAA
- a CDS encoding replication initiation factor domain-containing protein has product MLVSIQDLRSIQERCDVGELVQRFDVSIDRLTVIWDTDTGSLRRIFKNLKQAISAKVDSFEIHDNVRDDVFTLAKYFNEYDSINIIFFQLAIYGGEQLIRIDFNPNTLKEFDGMKVWRQLMYFARLNSLTVRLSRFDLAFDIFNRPEIVNLQHIKGGVTHKVFYGRGGELETKYWGSSGSNVQVRLYDKNKEIIAHKREEKLDLDVNPFWWRLEFQLRTKAIGEEMVQDIMNRLDNFGFYKLEHIRVDQRAFTIIFLNNPELLSLAFPNLKSDSIKKKKTRVRKLLREETNQFAEELKEVLIQNLPKLNAELQLLIGEFLNLENK; this is encoded by the coding sequence TTGTTGGTTTCTATACAAGATTTAAGAAGCATTCAAGAACGATGTGATGTGGGAGAATTAGTACAGCGGTTCGATGTCAGTATTGATAGATTAACGGTTATCTGGGATACAGACACTGGTTCCCTAAGACGAATTTTCAAAAATCTGAAACAGGCAATAAGTGCAAAAGTTGACTCATTTGAAATACATGATAACGTACGAGATGATGTCTTTACTTTAGCTAAATATTTTAATGAGTATGATTCAATCAATATTATATTTTTCCAATTAGCCATTTATGGAGGTGAACAATTGATTCGAATTGATTTCAATCCTAATACTTTAAAAGAATTTGATGGAATGAAAGTATGGAGGCAATTAATGTACTTTGCCAGATTGAATTCATTGACGGTACGTTTGTCTCGTTTTGATTTGGCATTTGACATTTTCAACAGGCCTGAGATCGTTAATTTGCAACATATTAAAGGTGGTGTTACCCATAAGGTCTTCTATGGTCGAGGGGGCGAATTAGAGACGAAATATTGGGGTTCTAGCGGTAGTAATGTACAAGTTAGGTTATATGATAAGAATAAAGAAATCATTGCTCACAAGCGAGAAGAGAAGCTAGATTTGGATGTAAATCCGTTTTGGTGGAGACTGGAGTTCCAACTCAGAACCAAAGCGATTGGTGAGGAGATGGTCCAAGATATTATGAATCGACTTGATAATTTCGGATTTTATAAGCTAGAACATATTCGAGTGGATCAAAGAGCATTTACAATTATCTTTCTCAACAATCCTGAACTGTTATCATTGGCTTTTCCAAATTTAAAATCAGACAGCATCAAAAAGAAAAAAACAAGAGTCCGCAAACTATTGAGAGAAGAAACGAACCAATTTGCGGAAGAATTAAAAGAAGTATTAATACAGAATCTCCCTAAATTAAATGCAGAATTACAACTACTTATAGGCGAGTTTCTGAATTTAGAAAATAAATAA
- a CDS encoding DUF3013 family protein — protein MAKYGFLEILDEEMGKNFPFDYEINWDKKNHAVEVDFLLEVQNPGGVETVDAEGNASAEDIYFEEAVLFYNPIKSRFEAEDYLAALPYEPKKGLSREFLAYFVDFLTQTAESGLDALMDFLADPEAAEFELAWNAEAFENGRADLAETDFYPYPRY, from the coding sequence ATGGCTAAGTACGGTTTTTTGGAGATATTGGACGAGGAAATGGGGAAGAACTTTCCTTTTGACTATGAGATAAACTGGGACAAGAAGAATCACGCAGTGGAAGTGGACTTTTTACTTGAGGTGCAAAATCCGGGCGGGGTTGAAACTGTTGATGCTGAGGGCAATGCCTCGGCTGAAGATATTTACTTTGAGGAAGCCGTGCTTTTCTATAATCCAATCAAGTCTCGTTTTGAGGCTGAGGACTATCTGGCAGCCCTACCCTATGAGCCTAAAAAAGGGCTGTCACGGGAGTTTCTGGCTTATTTCGTGGATTTCCTAACCCAAACAGCTGAGTCTGGTCTCGATGCACTCATGGACTTTTTAGCAGACCCAGAGGCAGCAGAGTTTGAGCTGGCTTGGAATGCTGAGGCTTTTGAAAATGGCAGAGCGGACTTGGCTGAGACGGACTTTTATCCTTATCCGAGGTATTAG
- a CDS encoding IS1182 family transposase translates to MFHKEKSDYNRCQYGFYTIDELVPEDHFLRQLEAEVDFDFIYDLVEETYSPDQGRPSLDPVMLVKIPLIQCFYGIRSMRQTIKDIEVNVAYRWFLGLSLDDKVPHFTTYGKNYSRRFQDKALITEIFSHVLHQALCAGLIDPSEIFVDGTHIKAAANSHKYHKEMVAQQATFMSEQLEVEIDLDRRKHEKKPLKPAKESEAKEKKISRTDPESGWFHKGEHKEVFAYSAQVACDKHGWALAYTVEAGNVHDSQAFPALFAKIEPFHPTYLIADAGYKTPSIAKFLLDREITPVFPYTRPKGVKGNLRPNDFVYDSYYDCYLCPENQVLTYRTTTRAGYREYKSDSTVCVACPLLSVCTQSQNQQKVITRHVWKDALECCEEIRHQRGMKELYKKRKETIERLFGTAKEYHNLRYTREKGKSKMEDKVGLTLACLNLKKLVKMRVGKPFYFVQMTIMLSKDEIKR, encoded by the coding sequence ATGTTTCACAAAGAAAAATCTGATTATAATCGCTGCCAATATGGCTTCTATACGATAGACGAATTGGTCCCAGAAGATCACTTTCTTCGCCAATTGGAAGCGGAGGTTGATTTTGACTTTATCTATGACTTGGTTGAAGAAACCTATAGCCCAGATCAGGGTCGTCCCAGTCTAGATCCCGTCATGTTGGTCAAAATTCCTTTGATTCAATGTTTTTATGGCATTCGCTCCATGCGCCAAACCATTAAAGACATAGAAGTAAACGTAGCTTATCGTTGGTTTCTTGGACTAAGCTTGGATGACAAGGTGCCTCATTTTACCACATATGGAAAGAATTACAGCCGTCGTTTTCAAGATAAAGCACTGATTACTGAGATATTTTCACACGTACTCCATCAAGCTTTATGTGCTGGTTTGATTGATCCTTCTGAGATATTTGTGGATGGAACCCATATTAAAGCGGCAGCCAACAGCCACAAGTATCATAAGGAAATGGTTGCCCAACAAGCTACATTTATGAGTGAGCAATTGGAAGTTGAGATTGATTTAGATAGGAGAAAACACGAAAAAAAGCCCTTAAAGCCCGCAAAAGAAAGCGAGGCTAAGGAAAAGAAAATCTCAAGGACAGATCCTGAGAGTGGTTGGTTCCACAAGGGGGAACACAAGGAAGTCTTTGCCTATTCTGCCCAAGTAGCGTGTGATAAGCATGGTTGGGCCTTGGCTTATACGGTTGAAGCAGGAAATGTTCATGATAGTCAGGCTTTCCCTGCCCTTTTTGCCAAGATTGAGCCTTTTCATCCAACCTATCTCATCGCAGATGCAGGTTATAAAACCCCAAGTATTGCAAAATTTTTGTTAGACAGAGAGATTACCCCTGTCTTCCCTTATACCCGCCCCAAGGGTGTAAAAGGGAACTTAAGGCCCAATGATTTTGTTTATGATTCCTATTATGACTGTTACCTCTGTCCAGAGAACCAAGTGTTAACCTATCGCACGACGACCCGAGCAGGCTACCGTGAGTATAAGAGTGATTCAACAGTATGTGTCGCCTGTCCCCTATTATCTGTTTGTACCCAGAGCCAGAATCAGCAGAAAGTCATCACAAGACATGTATGGAAAGATGCGCTTGAATGTTGTGAAGAGATTCGACACCAAAGAGGGATGAAGGAGCTCTATAAGAAGCGCAAAGAAACCATTGAGCGGCTCTTTGGGACAGCTAAAGAATACCACAACCTCCGTTATACAAGAGAGAAAGGCAAGTCCAAGATGGAAGATAAGGTTGGGCTTACTTTGGCGTGTTTGAATCTCAAAAAACTAGTAAAAATGAGGGTGGGGAAGCCTTTTTATTTTGTTCAAATGACCATTATGCTATCAAAAGATGAAATCAAAAGATGA